In one Capricornis sumatraensis isolate serow.1 chromosome 1, serow.2, whole genome shotgun sequence genomic region, the following are encoded:
- the CALM2 gene encoding calmodulin-2 yields MRSLGQNPTEAELQDMINEVDADGNGTIDFPEFLTMMARKMKDTDSEEEIREAFRVFDKDGNGYISAAELRHVMTNLGEKLTDEEVDEMIREADIDGDGQVNYEEFVQMMTAK; encoded by the exons ATGCGGTCTCTTGGGCAGAATCCCACAGAAGCAGAGTTACAGGACATGATTAATGAAGTAGATGCTGATG GTAATGGCACAATTGACTTCCCGGAATTTCTGACAATGAtggcaagaaaaatgaaagatacagacagtgaagaagaaattAGAGAAGCATTCCGTGTGTTTGATAAG GATGGTAATGGCTATATTAGTGCAGCAGAGCTCCGCCATGTGATGACAAACCTTGGAGAGAAGTTAACAGATGAAGAGGTTGATGAAATGATCAGGGAAGCAGATATTGATGGTGATGGTCAAGTAAACTATGAAG agTTTGTACAAATGATGACAGCAAAGTGA